The following are encoded in a window of Amycolatopsis lexingtonensis genomic DNA:
- a CDS encoding MFS transporter — protein MTVHTGPASVAVGRRTVRKVAVRIMPIVGLLYIFNYMDRANIGYAQLGMGKELAIDAATFGAASAIFFLAYVVFEVPSNMIMKRVGARLWLSRIAVSWGIVTVVTGFVASTTHLFIARIVLGIAEAGLFPGLLLYLTLWFRGKERGRAIATLALAQPIALILGSLTGGWILDHAHWLGMSSWQWVFVLQGAPAVLIGVITFLWLPDKPSDAKFLTKAESGWLQAEIDKEYVPEEKETFLGQLKAVRNGKVLHLAFSNLFIACGLYGLTFFLPLIVKQLDPKYSSTNIGLLGAIPYVVGAVGMLLLARNSDRTGERKGHVIALVLVAALGFFGAIQFKSVPALSLISLSLAAIGVLGYLAPYWAMASKVLSKEHTAVGLAAINSIAALGGFFGPYAIGLAATDTDVTVGLYFPIGCLVLSAIMLAFLKVPRERNR, from the coding sequence ATGACCGTCCACACCGGACCCGCGAGCGTCGCGGTCGGGAGACGCACCGTCCGCAAGGTCGCCGTGCGGATCATGCCGATCGTCGGCCTGCTTTACATCTTCAACTACATGGACCGGGCCAACATCGGCTACGCCCAGCTCGGCATGGGCAAGGAACTCGCGATCGACGCGGCGACCTTCGGGGCCGCGTCGGCGATCTTCTTCCTCGCCTACGTCGTGTTCGAGGTCCCGAGCAACATGATCATGAAGCGGGTCGGCGCACGGCTGTGGCTGAGCCGGATCGCGGTCAGCTGGGGCATCGTCACGGTGGTGACCGGGTTCGTCGCGAGCACGACGCACCTGTTCATCGCGCGGATCGTGCTCGGCATCGCCGAAGCGGGGCTGTTCCCGGGCCTGCTGCTGTACTTGACGCTGTGGTTCCGCGGCAAGGAACGCGGCCGCGCGATCGCGACGCTCGCGCTGGCCCAGCCGATCGCGCTGATCCTCGGCAGCCTCACCGGCGGCTGGATCCTCGACCACGCGCACTGGCTCGGGATGAGCAGCTGGCAGTGGGTGTTCGTGCTGCAGGGCGCGCCGGCCGTGCTGATCGGCGTCATCACGTTCCTGTGGCTGCCGGACAAGCCGTCCGACGCGAAGTTCCTCACGAAGGCCGAAAGCGGCTGGCTGCAGGCCGAGATCGACAAGGAGTACGTGCCGGAGGAGAAGGAGACCTTCCTCGGCCAGCTGAAGGCGGTCCGCAACGGCAAGGTGCTGCACCTGGCGTTCTCGAACCTGTTCATCGCGTGCGGGCTGTACGGGCTGACGTTCTTCCTGCCGCTGATCGTCAAGCAGCTCGACCCGAAGTACTCCTCGACGAACATCGGCCTGCTCGGCGCGATCCCGTACGTCGTGGGCGCGGTCGGGATGCTGCTGCTGGCGCGCAATTCCGACCGGACGGGGGAGCGCAAGGGTCACGTGATCGCCCTGGTGCTCGTCGCGGCGCTGGGCTTCTTCGGCGCCATCCAGTTCAAGTCCGTGCCGGCGTTGTCGCTGATCAGCCTGTCGCTCGCGGCGATCGGCGTGCTCGGCTACCTGGCGCCGTACTGGGCGATGGCCTCGAAGGTGCTGTCGAAGGAGCACACGGCGGTCGGCCTGGCGGCGATCAACTCGATCGCGGCGCTGGGCGGCTTCTTCGGCCCGTACGCGATCGGGCTCGCGGCGACCGACACCGACGTGACGGTGGGGTTGTACTTCCCGATCGGCTGCCTGGTGCTGTCGGCGATCATGCTGGCGTTCCTCAAGGTCCCGCGCGAGCGCAACCGGTAG
- a CDS encoding FAD-dependent oxidoreductase yields MSAEEYDVVVVGGGGAGLAAAVSAAERGASVLLFEAEKELGGSTQLSAGMFTAAGTSVQKGLGIEDTPEKFFQHYMDLNQWQLKPGLVRAFCEEAGPALEWLIGLGAEIPAKVSHNAHSPGLTRAGVEDVWRAHVPKDQGYGLVQVLDRARRQAGVEVVLNTRVDRLLVDGGRVTGVVADGIKVPAKAVIVTTGGFAQDPALVTRYYPAADAAGDDLFVVAAAGSRGDHLAFGSQVDAAVAGDGWGLLLPTAYFQRLHHWQSGFPPVSRIMVNSRGRRFMDEDASYAVSGGIIDLQDGPVWTVFDEQARLSLPAGYAHWDADYVLAEAESGRTVRADSVEELAGKLGVPAGALRATVDRWNAHLPTGEDPDFLRHETLAAKGRTEPPEPLGKPPFYAARTLPAELVCTHAGLEIDGSAAVLDARGERVPGLFAAGEAGAGVLGPRYVGGGNAVANAITMGRVAGRTATHSMPRSTP; encoded by the coding sequence ATGAGCGCCGAAGAATACGACGTCGTCGTCGTGGGCGGTGGGGGAGCGGGCCTCGCGGCCGCCGTGTCCGCCGCCGAGCGCGGTGCGTCCGTCCTGCTGTTCGAGGCCGAGAAGGAACTCGGCGGGTCGACGCAGCTGTCGGCGGGCATGTTCACCGCCGCCGGTACCAGCGTCCAAAAGGGACTGGGCATCGAGGACACGCCGGAGAAGTTCTTCCAGCACTACATGGACCTCAACCAGTGGCAGCTCAAGCCCGGGCTGGTGCGCGCGTTCTGCGAAGAGGCCGGTCCGGCGCTGGAGTGGCTGATCGGGCTGGGTGCCGAGATCCCGGCGAAAGTGTCGCACAATGCGCACTCGCCGGGGCTGACTCGCGCGGGCGTCGAGGATGTCTGGCGTGCGCACGTTCCGAAGGACCAGGGCTACGGCCTCGTCCAGGTGCTCGACCGGGCCAGACGGCAGGCCGGGGTCGAAGTCGTGCTGAACACGCGGGTCGACCGGCTGCTCGTCGACGGCGGGCGCGTCACCGGTGTGGTCGCCGACGGGATCAAGGTGCCCGCGAAGGCCGTGATCGTCACGACCGGTGGGTTCGCCCAGGACCCGGCGCTGGTCACGCGGTACTACCCGGCCGCCGACGCCGCGGGGGACGACCTGTTCGTCGTCGCGGCGGCAGGCTCCCGGGGTGACCACTTGGCGTTCGGGTCGCAAGTGGACGCCGCCGTCGCCGGGGACGGCTGGGGCCTGCTGCTGCCCACCGCGTACTTCCAGCGGCTGCACCACTGGCAGTCCGGTTTTCCGCCGGTGTCGCGGATCATGGTCAACTCCCGCGGCCGCCGGTTCATGGACGAGGACGCCTCCTACGCCGTGTCCGGTGGGATCATCGACCTCCAGGACGGTCCCGTGTGGACGGTCTTCGACGAGCAGGCCCGCTTGAGCCTGCCTGCCGGGTATGCGCATTGGGACGCCGACTACGTCTTGGCCGAAGCCGAGTCTGGCCGGACCGTCCGCGCCGACAGCGTCGAAGAACTGGCCGGGAAGCTGGGCGTGCCCGCGGGCGCGCTGCGGGCGACCGTCGACCGCTGGAACGCGCATCTGCCCACCGGCGAGGATCCGGACTTCCTGCGGCACGAGACTTTGGCCGCGAAGGGACGCACCGAACCGCCGGAGCCGCTTGGGAAACCGCCGTTCTACGCGGCGCGCACGCTGCCCGCCGAACTCGTCTGCACCCATGCCGGGCTCGAGATCGACGGGAGCGCCGCCGTGCTCGACGCGCGCGGGGAGCGCGTGCCCGGACTGTTCGCCGCGGGGGAGGCCGGAGCCGGTGTGCTCGGGCCGCGGTACGTCGGCGGCGGGAACGCCGTCGCCAACGCCATCACCATGGGCCGGGTCGCCGGCCGCACCGCCACTCACTCAATGCCGAGGAGCACCCCATGA